The Antricoccus suffuscus genome has a segment encoding these proteins:
- a CDS encoding ABC-F family ATP-binding cassette domain-containing protein, whose protein sequence is MQTVLAMVHIDIAQVSHHLPDGRVLLDDVSFRVGDGTKMALIGANGAGKTTLMRIVSGETAAQSGSISRAGSVGVMRQMVGAGNENIRELLLSVAPPRVRATAAAVDDCELALMDTDDESTQMTYAHALSDYADAGGYDAEVLWDTCCIAALDVPFERAKYRELTALSGGEQKRLVLEALLRGPDNILLLDEPDNFLDVPGKTWLEEQLTSSSKTILYISHDRELLANTATQIATIELGGAGNTVWIHPGGYRTYNDARTARFARFEELRRRWDEEHAKLRELMLMYKNKAAFNSDMASRYQAAQTRLRKFEDAGPPQGVPREQHVSMRLSGGRTAKRAVVCDALELTGLMKSFSTEIWYGERLAVLGSNGSGKSHFLRLLARGGSDPDAEHQPIGDVDISEVAHTGIARLGSRVRPGWFIQTHEHPELMRRTLLQILHHGDTFRKGLPREQASRVLDRYELARNAEQKFSSLSGGQQARFQILLLELSGATLLLLDEPTDNLDLQSAEALEDGLNGFDGTVVAVTHDRWFARGFDRFLVFGTDGSVYESPEPVWTETRVHRAR, encoded by the coding sequence GTGCAGACTGTCCTAGCCATGGTTCATATAGATATCGCGCAAGTTAGCCACCACCTGCCAGACGGGCGAGTGCTGCTCGATGACGTGTCGTTTCGCGTCGGCGATGGCACCAAGATGGCGCTCATTGGGGCGAACGGTGCGGGAAAGACCACCCTGATGCGGATCGTGAGCGGTGAGACTGCCGCTCAGTCGGGCAGCATTTCGCGGGCAGGTTCGGTGGGTGTTATGCGGCAGATGGTCGGGGCCGGCAACGAGAACATTCGGGAGCTGTTGCTTTCGGTGGCTCCTCCCCGCGTGCGTGCTACAGCCGCCGCAGTCGACGACTGCGAGCTAGCTCTCATGGACACAGACGATGAATCGACCCAAATGACGTACGCCCACGCGTTGTCCGATTACGCCGACGCCGGTGGCTACGACGCCGAAGTCTTGTGGGACACCTGCTGCATTGCAGCCCTCGATGTTCCCTTCGAACGGGCGAAGTACCGCGAACTCACGGCGCTGTCTGGTGGTGAGCAGAAGCGCCTTGTTTTGGAAGCGTTGCTGCGCGGGCCGGACAACATACTGCTACTTGATGAGCCGGACAACTTCCTGGACGTACCCGGCAAAACCTGGCTCGAAGAACAGCTCACGTCCTCAAGCAAGACCATCTTGTACATCAGCCACGACCGCGAGCTACTCGCGAACACCGCGACACAGATCGCGACCATAGAGCTCGGCGGCGCAGGCAACACGGTCTGGATTCATCCGGGCGGTTACCGCACCTACAATGACGCGCGCACGGCCCGGTTCGCGCGTTTCGAGGAGCTACGTCGGCGCTGGGATGAAGAACACGCCAAGCTGCGCGAACTAATGCTGATGTACAAGAACAAGGCGGCGTTCAACTCCGACATGGCGAGCCGCTATCAGGCCGCGCAGACCCGCCTTCGCAAATTCGAGGACGCGGGCCCGCCCCAAGGAGTACCTCGAGAGCAGCACGTCTCGATGAGACTGTCTGGCGGGCGGACGGCCAAACGTGCCGTCGTGTGCGATGCCCTGGAATTGACCGGTCTTATGAAGTCCTTCAGCACCGAGATTTGGTACGGCGAGCGCCTCGCCGTACTGGGATCGAACGGTTCGGGCAAGTCCCACTTCTTACGTCTCCTCGCCCGCGGCGGCAGCGATCCGGACGCGGAGCACCAGCCGATCGGCGATGTCGATATCTCTGAAGTCGCACACACCGGCATCGCGAGGCTCGGTTCGCGGGTGCGGCCTGGTTGGTTCATCCAGACTCATGAGCACCCCGAACTGATGCGCCGCACCTTGCTGCAGATACTGCACCACGGCGATACGTTCCGAAAAGGATTACCCAGAGAGCAGGCGTCCCGGGTCCTCGACAGATACGAGCTGGCGCGCAACGCCGAGCAGAAGTTCAGTTCGCTGTCCGGCGGTCAGCAGGCCAGATTCCAGATTCTGTTGCTTGAGCTGTCGGGCGCGACGCTGCTGCTACTCGACGAACCGACCGACAACCTTGACCTGCAGTCGGCTGAGGCGTTGGAAGATGGCCTCAACGGGTTCGACGGCACCGTGGTCGCGGTAACCCACGATCGATGGTTTGCCCGAGGTTTCGATCGATTCCTCGTCTTCGGTACGGACGGCAGCGTGTACGAGTCACCCGAACCGGTGTGGACGGAGACCCGCGTACACCGTGCACGTTGA
- a CDS encoding glycine-rich protein, whose amino-acid sequence MAVGALLLAPLVAVTLPGFSTPSYAAPGLPNGCVQSGQVVTCTYGYTGGEQTFTVPDGVAMVDVSAVGAPGGANPFSTGGPGGTASITGYSVTAGQTLFVEVGGPGANGGPDGSVAGGFNGGGDGGVGVPTGDGDPHDNGAGGGGASDVRTVSSGGGSSLDSRLVVAPGGGGGCYSADGGGGPGADGADSFNGWSGGGGASVNGGGAAGLTGGSPGAIGQGGAGATPTFDLNGDSGGCGGGGGLYGGGGGGYFASGGGGSSYAPGGTTGTAALDAAPQVVISYTLTSLTSVTVADSSLVGGGETTGTVTVNPASGSDTVIALSASSPAITLPATVTIPAGATSATFSINTTEVADAITTTITAQLGATTQTTQLTVTAQIVPPSTPTTTTATTPATSTATTPATAGSVDSVAATPTAYDAQLAKTGAPLLPAALGGVGLILAGGLVLLMTRSRGRHT is encoded by the coding sequence ATGGCCGTCGGAGCGCTACTGCTGGCTCCGTTGGTGGCGGTGACGCTTCCAGGTTTCAGTACGCCGTCCTACGCGGCTCCGGGCCTGCCGAACGGCTGCGTGCAGTCGGGCCAGGTGGTCACGTGCACCTACGGCTACACCGGGGGCGAACAGACATTCACCGTGCCGGACGGGGTGGCGATGGTTGATGTGTCCGCCGTCGGTGCGCCCGGCGGCGCCAATCCGTTTTCGACCGGCGGGCCGGGTGGAACAGCGTCGATTACCGGCTATTCGGTCACGGCCGGGCAGACGCTTTTTGTGGAGGTCGGCGGACCGGGGGCGAACGGCGGTCCCGACGGGTCGGTGGCAGGTGGGTTTAACGGCGGCGGAGACGGTGGTGTCGGTGTTCCCACTGGGGATGGCGACCCGCACGATAACGGCGCTGGTGGCGGTGGTGCGTCGGACGTGCGCACCGTATCCAGCGGCGGTGGCAGTTCGCTGGATTCTCGGCTGGTCGTTGCTCCTGGCGGTGGCGGGGGGTGCTACTCGGCCGACGGTGGTGGTGGACCCGGCGCTGACGGCGCCGATAGTTTCAATGGGTGGTCCGGGGGTGGGGGTGCGAGCGTTAACGGCGGCGGTGCCGCAGGACTAACCGGGGGATCGCCCGGCGCGATCGGTCAAGGCGGTGCCGGAGCGACTCCCACCTTTGACTTGAATGGCGACAGCGGTGGATGCGGTGGTGGCGGCGGTCTCTACGGCGGTGGTGGCGGAGGCTACTTCGCTTCAGGTGGCGGCGGGTCGAGCTATGCGCCCGGCGGCACCACCGGCACCGCGGCGCTCGACGCCGCGCCGCAGGTCGTCATCAGTTATACGTTGACCTCGTTGACCAGTGTCACAGTCGCGGACTCTAGCCTCGTCGGCGGCGGTGAGACGACCGGTACCGTTACGGTGAATCCGGCGAGCGGTAGCGACACGGTCATAGCGTTGTCCGCGTCTTCACCCGCGATCACGTTGCCGGCGACCGTGACGATCCCGGCCGGCGCGACCAGCGCGACGTTCTCGATCAACACCACGGAGGTTGCTGACGCGATCACGACGACGATCACCGCACAACTGGGCGCGACGACCCAGACGACGCAACTTACGGTCACCGCGCAGATCGTTCCCCCGTCAACACCTACGACCACAACGGCGACGACGCCAGCTACCTCAACAGCAACTACGCCGGCAACCGCTGGCTCGGTCGATTCGGTGGCAGCCACACCGACGGCGTACGACGCGCAGTTGGCAAAGACTGGCGCGCCGCTGTTGCCCGCGGCGCTTGGTGGAGTCGGCCTTATCCTGGCAGGCGGACTCGTGCTGCTCATGACACGAAGCCGGGGACGCCACACATAG
- a CDS encoding MFS transporter: MANERFPGRMVVAGCFISLTTTSGLCFYGLAVYLNAFSNERGWSLSSISLATTVFFVTSGILGLLVAKLIDRIDARKVMVVGAIVGAVALALLGQAHEIWQLYAIYIIFAFGFAASGLIPTTTVVTRWYQTGRAVALSVASTGLSVGGMVFTPIAKWLSDSVGLGTASPILAVIWLLGTVPVIIFMIKPAPQPMGWLPDGARVERDITPPPPTGEAYATAVRSRFFIAMAIAYVLMMAAQVGGLQQIVKLAEERTGAVAASFATLVLAGMSVIARLAAGRIVHRVPMTGFTIVLGILQGASLVVMAFAYGAWALFGTIVVFGATVGNVLLLQSVLIGHRFGVRDYGRIFSVSQLIVVVGTAGGPFLLGWLYDLTGNYKVPYLVAGALSVCGAAVMSLAGKATEFKEEVVAEAVAPAAITP, from the coding sequence GTGGCTAATGAGCGGTTTCCGGGGCGGATGGTTGTTGCCGGCTGTTTTATTTCACTGACGACGACGTCCGGACTGTGTTTCTACGGGCTCGCGGTGTACCTCAACGCGTTCAGCAACGAACGCGGTTGGTCGTTGTCGTCGATCTCGCTCGCGACGACGGTGTTCTTCGTGACGTCGGGCATCCTCGGGCTGCTCGTGGCGAAGCTAATCGACCGCATCGATGCCCGCAAGGTCATGGTGGTCGGCGCTATCGTCGGTGCGGTTGCGCTTGCCTTACTCGGGCAGGCGCACGAGATATGGCAGCTGTACGCCATTTACATCATCTTCGCGTTCGGTTTCGCCGCGTCGGGCCTGATCCCCACGACCACGGTCGTCACCCGCTGGTATCAGACCGGTCGTGCGGTCGCGCTTTCCGTCGCTTCGACCGGGTTGTCCGTTGGTGGCATGGTGTTCACCCCGATCGCGAAGTGGCTGTCCGACTCAGTCGGCCTCGGGACGGCCTCACCGATCCTGGCGGTCATTTGGCTGCTCGGAACTGTCCCGGTCATCATCTTCATGATCAAGCCGGCGCCACAGCCGATGGGCTGGCTGCCTGACGGCGCGCGCGTCGAGCGTGACATCACGCCCCCGCCGCCGACCGGAGAGGCATACGCTACCGCGGTCCGATCCCGCTTCTTCATCGCAATGGCAATTGCGTATGTGCTGATGATGGCCGCGCAGGTCGGCGGACTACAGCAAATAGTCAAGCTCGCGGAAGAGCGAACCGGCGCTGTCGCAGCGTCGTTCGCGACGCTGGTATTAGCGGGAATGTCTGTGATCGCACGTCTTGCGGCCGGACGAATTGTGCATCGCGTGCCGATGACCGGCTTCACGATCGTCCTCGGGATCCTGCAGGGCGCGTCGTTGGTGGTGATGGCATTTGCCTACGGTGCCTGGGCGCTGTTCGGCACGATCGTGGTCTTCGGCGCGACCGTCGGCAACGTCCTGCTATTGCAGTCGGTGCTGATCGGCCACCGGTTCGGCGTACGCGACTACGGGCGAATCTTCAGCGTGTCGCAGCTGATTGTCGTCGTTGGTACGGCAGGGGGACCGTTCCTGCTCGGCTGGCTATACGACTTGACTGGCAACTATAAGGTGCCCTACCTCGTCGCCGGTGCCCTGTCGGTGTGTGGCGCTGCGGTCATGTCGCTCGCCGGCAAGGCCACCGAATTCAAAGAAGAAGTCGTTGCTGAGGCGGTCGCGCCAGCGGCGATTACACCCTGA
- a CDS encoding DUF2252 domain-containing protein encodes MVTYDELIEQGIAARTRVPRSAHRVYTPDPKRDPLGILARQHESRLPDLVPLRIERMLQDPFSFYRGTAALQAADLATETVTGVNLCICGDAHIANFGLFASPQRTMVFDLNDFDEAAFGPWEWDVKRFVTSVIIAAQHKGRSVKQTYATAMHAAAAYRVDLRQMFDLSAVERYYVRADVKASDPRFHPSWQKVINQALKGAKRRTSERAIRKITRRAADGTLTIVEDPPTLMHADVGDEREVAQIVDQYRATLPPDVSVLLSQYTATDVVRRVVGVGSVGTRCYIVVMTGARGEPLVLQVKEATDSALTTFGVAPASLPPGTHGPTDHNGYRVVANQRILQAVSDPFLGYIEVHEHTYYVRQFRDGNVSIDAADLEPRVFNEYVEACGTALARAHSQSPNAAFIAGYLGDKPKFDEAVVRWGLAYARQSNEDYHALRKASPTLHERDS; translated from the coding sequence GTGGTGACGTACGACGAACTCATCGAGCAGGGTATCGCCGCGCGCACCAGGGTTCCGCGCAGTGCGCACCGGGTCTATACGCCGGATCCAAAGCGCGACCCGCTGGGCATCCTGGCCCGGCAGCACGAGAGCCGGCTCCCCGACTTAGTCCCGCTGCGCATTGAGCGGATGCTTCAGGACCCATTTTCCTTCTATCGAGGCACCGCGGCCCTCCAGGCCGCCGACCTGGCCACCGAAACGGTCACCGGCGTCAACCTGTGTATTTGCGGTGACGCGCATATAGCCAACTTCGGCCTGTTTGCCTCACCACAACGCACGATGGTGTTTGACCTTAACGACTTCGACGAGGCCGCTTTCGGCCCGTGGGAATGGGACGTAAAGCGCTTCGTCACCAGCGTCATCATCGCCGCCCAGCACAAGGGCAGAAGCGTCAAACAGACCTACGCGACCGCGATGCACGCGGCCGCCGCATACCGCGTCGACTTGCGCCAGATGTTTGACCTCAGCGCGGTTGAGCGTTACTACGTGCGCGCCGACGTCAAGGCAAGTGACCCGCGATTCCACCCGTCGTGGCAAAAAGTTATCAATCAAGCGCTGAAGGGTGCAAAACGACGTACCTCTGAGCGGGCGATCAGGAAGATCACTCGCCGTGCCGCGGACGGAACGCTCACCATCGTCGAAGACCCACCCACCCTCATGCACGCCGACGTCGGCGACGAGCGCGAAGTAGCGCAGATTGTTGACCAGTACCGCGCGACCTTGCCACCCGATGTCTCGGTCCTGCTGTCCCAGTACACCGCCACCGATGTCGTACGACGCGTTGTCGGCGTCGGCAGTGTCGGCACGCGTTGCTACATCGTCGTCATGACCGGCGCGCGCGGTGAACCACTTGTGTTACAGGTTAAAGAGGCCACCGACTCCGCGCTCACTACGTTTGGCGTCGCGCCGGCATCGCTTCCACCCGGGACGCATGGGCCGACCGATCACAACGGGTACCGCGTGGTGGCGAATCAACGCATTTTGCAGGCGGTGTCTGATCCGTTTCTCGGCTACATCGAGGTTCATGAGCACACCTATTACGTGCGGCAGTTCCGCGACGGCAACGTCTCCATCGACGCGGCCGACCTCGAACCAAGGGTATTCAACGAGTATGTGGAGGCCTGTGGCACTGCGCTCGCACGTGCCCACTCTCAAAGCCCGAATGCCGCGTTTATCGCCGGCTACCTCGGCGATAAACCTAAGTTCGACGAGGCCGTCGTGCGGTGGGGTTTGGCCTACGCGCGCCAGTCGAACGAGGATTATCACGCGCTGCGTAAGGCATCACCGACGCTGCACGAACGTGACAGCTAA
- a CDS encoding MFS transporter codes for MAAARFPGRMVVAGCFITLMTTSGLSFYGLAVYLNAFSNERGWSLSSISLASTVFFVSSGVLGYFVAKLIARFDARRVMVAGAIVGAVALALLGQAHERWQLYLIYAVFAFGFGAAGLIPTTTVVTRWYQSGRAVALAVTSTGLSVGGMVLTPIAKWLSDAVGLAKASPILAIVWLVGTVPVIVFMIKPAPQAMGWLPDGAHVERNVVPPAPTGELFATAWRSRFFRSMTVAYVLIMAAQVGGLQQIVKLTQERAGPVAAAFATFAVAAMSVVARLAGGRMVNRLPMTAFAVGLGLTQGASLVLMAFSYWTWALFGTILVFGATIGNIVLMQSVLIGHHFGVRDYGRLFSVSRLFVVVGTAGGPFLLGWLYDVTGSYEVPYIIAGALSVSGAVVMSLAGRATEYRDDAMASELPVAGNEGG; via the coding sequence ATGGCTGCTGCGCGATTTCCCGGTCGGATGGTGGTTGCTGGCTGCTTCATTACCTTGATGACGACGTCGGGTCTGTCCTTCTATGGGCTCGCCGTGTACCTGAACGCGTTCAGCAACGAGCGCGGCTGGTCGCTGTCGTCGATCTCGCTTGCGAGCACGGTGTTCTTCGTGTCCTCGGGCGTCCTCGGCTATTTCGTCGCGAAACTGATCGCACGCTTCGATGCGCGGCGAGTCATGGTGGCCGGCGCGATCGTCGGAGCGGTCGCGCTTGCGTTACTCGGCCAGGCGCACGAGCGGTGGCAGCTCTATCTCATCTACGCGGTCTTCGCGTTTGGGTTCGGGGCCGCTGGCCTGATACCGACTACGACGGTCGTCACTCGCTGGTATCAAAGCGGTCGGGCGGTCGCGCTCGCCGTCACGTCCACCGGCCTGTCGGTCGGGGGCATGGTGCTCACGCCGATCGCGAAATGGCTGTCCGACGCCGTCGGTCTCGCCAAGGCCTCGCCGATCCTGGCCATTGTCTGGTTGGTCGGCACGGTGCCGGTCATCGTATTCATGATCAAACCTGCACCGCAGGCGATGGGGTGGTTACCGGACGGTGCGCACGTCGAACGCAACGTCGTGCCGCCGGCGCCCACCGGTGAACTATTCGCGACTGCTTGGCGGTCGCGGTTCTTCCGCTCGATGACCGTCGCCTACGTGCTGATCATGGCGGCGCAGGTCGGCGGCCTTCAGCAGATCGTGAAGCTGACCCAAGAACGCGCTGGTCCGGTTGCGGCCGCGTTCGCGACGTTCGCCGTCGCCGCGATGTCCGTGGTGGCCCGGCTCGCAGGCGGCCGGATGGTCAATCGACTGCCGATGACTGCATTCGCCGTTGGGCTTGGACTCACCCAAGGCGCCTCGCTGGTCCTCATGGCATTTTCCTATTGGACCTGGGCACTGTTCGGAACGATCCTGGTATTCGGCGCGACTATCGGCAATATCGTGCTGATGCAGTCGGTGCTGATCGGGCACCATTTCGGCGTACGCGACTACGGGCGCCTGTTCAGCGTGTCCAGGTTGTTCGTAGTCGTCGGTACGGCGGGCGGTCCGTTCCTGCTGGGCTGGCTGTACGACGTGACCGGTAGTTACGAGGTGCCGTACATCATCGCGGGCGCGCTGTCGGTATCCGGCGCCGTAGTCATGTCGCTGGCTGGCCGGGCCACCGAATATCGCGACGACGCGATGGCATCCGAACTCCCCGTCGCCGGTAACGAAGGCGGTTAG
- a CDS encoding MFS transporter gives MSAPVSTAAPVRVRNSTRKVAAASFVGTAIEWYDFYIYGTASALILGPLFFPGASASGGVLASFATYAVGFLARPLGGAIAGHLGDRIGRKRVLVASLLLMGTATFLVGFLPTYATIGIAAPLLLILLRLLQGLSAGSEWGGAVLLAVEHAPAKRRGLYGAIPQTGSAAGMILATSTYAGVQALVGHEAFLSWGWRIPFIASAVLVVVGLIVRLSITESAEFLALRDEDRLEKAPVVEVFRSNSREVLLAVAMRLGQIGSFTLYTVFALTYLANHVRADGADIGLVATIIASVIGLASTPLWGALSDRLGRRPVYLFGAIFTAVFVAPAFLLLDTGSSVLIIVTFILGINIGHDSQYGAQGAMFSELFPTQVRYSGASLGYAIGAVLGGGLTPLAAAWLLGVGANAPWLVAAYIAFLAVLSATGAYFAKETRHVTPTPTTPESPNELVGAR, from the coding sequence GTGTCCGCACCTGTCTCGACTGCGGCTCCTGTCCGAGTCCGCAATTCCACCCGAAAGGTCGCCGCGGCATCGTTCGTCGGCACCGCAATCGAGTGGTACGACTTCTACATCTACGGCACCGCCTCGGCGCTTATCCTCGGCCCGCTGTTCTTCCCGGGCGCCAGCGCGTCGGGCGGCGTGCTCGCCTCCTTCGCGACGTACGCCGTCGGATTCTTGGCCCGCCCGCTCGGCGGTGCGATCGCCGGACACCTCGGTGACCGGATCGGTCGCAAACGTGTGCTCGTGGCATCCCTGCTCCTGATGGGAACCGCTACCTTCCTCGTTGGTTTCCTTCCGACCTACGCCACGATCGGCATTGCCGCCCCTCTCCTGCTAATCCTGCTGCGTCTTCTCCAAGGGCTCTCGGCAGGCAGCGAATGGGGTGGCGCGGTATTGCTTGCGGTCGAACACGCCCCGGCCAAACGACGAGGCTTGTATGGCGCAATCCCGCAGACCGGCTCGGCCGCGGGCATGATCCTCGCGACCTCGACGTACGCCGGAGTTCAGGCATTGGTCGGTCACGAGGCCTTCCTGTCCTGGGGTTGGCGGATTCCCTTCATCGCCAGCGCCGTACTCGTCGTCGTCGGATTGATTGTGCGGTTGTCCATCACCGAATCGGCCGAGTTCCTCGCCCTGCGCGACGAGGACCGCTTGGAGAAGGCGCCCGTCGTCGAGGTGTTCCGGAGCAACTCCCGCGAAGTGCTGCTGGCCGTCGCGATGCGCCTCGGCCAAATCGGCTCATTCACCCTCTACACCGTGTTTGCACTGACCTACCTCGCCAACCACGTCCGCGCGGACGGCGCCGACATCGGCCTCGTCGCGACCATTATCGCGTCGGTGATCGGCCTGGCCAGTACGCCGCTATGGGGCGCCCTATCCGACCGATTAGGACGCCGGCCGGTCTACCTGTTCGGCGCAATCTTCACTGCCGTGTTCGTCGCTCCGGCCTTCCTGCTGCTCGACACCGGTTCTAGCGTGCTGATCATCGTGACGTTCATCCTCGGCATCAACATCGGACACGACAGCCAGTACGGCGCGCAGGGAGCGATGTTCTCCGAGCTGTTCCCCACCCAAGTGCGCTACAGCGGCGCCTCACTTGGCTACGCGATTGGCGCCGTACTCGGCGGTGGCTTGACTCCTCTTGCCGCGGCGTGGCTGCTCGGTGTTGGCGCTAACGCACCGTGGCTTGTGGCGGCGTACATCGCATTCCTGGCAGTACTTTCAGCGACCGGGGCCTACTTCGCCAAAGAGACCCGACATGTGACCCCTACTCCAACTACGCCCGAATCCCCCAACGAACTGGTAGGTGCCCGATGA
- a CDS encoding LLM class flavin-dependent oxidoreductase, translating to MNRKLSLNAFAMACVGHQSPGLWARDDDQSADYTSLEHWIDLARLLEDGGFDSLFLADVLGTYDVYGGSRDEAVRVGAQVPVSDPIPAISAMAAATKNLGFGVTVTTTYEQPYALARRFTTLDHLTKGRIGWNVVTGYLDSAAKNLGFTAQIPHDERYEIADEYLEVCYKLWEHSWEDDAVVRDRERGIYADPAKVHDIGHHGQYYDVPGAFLCEPSPQRTPVIFQAGASPRGRQFAAKHAEAIFVIGPTPAAVRRTTSALREEAEKAGRDPYSIKIIAGLTAIVRESDEEAADLLESYRQSASLSGALALFGGWTGVDLAEYPYDAPLVHITTDANRSALDAFTRDADHEWTVEELARWVSIGGRGPVMAGSPTTVADTLEEWQQEADVDGFNFMYVTRPGTFTDIVTHLVPELRRRGLVAPAPATPASLRERLGTGDGARLSAAHYARSLQIAAPTPR from the coding sequence ATGAACCGCAAGCTATCCCTCAACGCATTCGCCATGGCCTGTGTCGGACACCAGTCGCCCGGCCTATGGGCACGCGACGATGATCAAAGCGCCGACTACACGAGCCTCGAACATTGGATCGACCTGGCGCGCCTCCTTGAGGATGGCGGATTCGACTCGCTGTTCCTCGCCGACGTACTGGGCACGTACGACGTCTACGGCGGGTCCCGTGACGAGGCCGTCCGGGTGGGCGCTCAGGTGCCGGTCAGCGATCCGATCCCCGCTATATCGGCGATGGCGGCCGCCACCAAGAATCTCGGATTCGGCGTGACGGTGACGACGACGTACGAACAGCCCTATGCGCTCGCGCGACGCTTCACCACGCTCGATCACCTCACCAAGGGCCGAATCGGCTGGAACGTCGTCACCGGTTACCTCGACTCGGCAGCCAAGAACCTCGGCTTTACCGCGCAGATCCCCCACGACGAACGCTACGAGATCGCCGACGAATACCTTGAGGTCTGCTACAAGCTCTGGGAACACTCGTGGGAGGACGACGCGGTCGTCCGTGACCGTGAGCGCGGCATCTACGCCGACCCGGCGAAGGTGCATGACATAGGCCATCACGGCCAGTACTACGACGTACCCGGCGCGTTCCTGTGTGAGCCCTCGCCGCAGCGGACCCCGGTGATTTTCCAGGCCGGCGCGTCACCTAGAGGCCGTCAGTTCGCCGCCAAGCATGCTGAGGCAATCTTTGTCATCGGCCCGACTCCGGCTGCTGTGCGGCGTACCACTTCGGCCCTGCGCGAAGAGGCCGAGAAGGCCGGCCGAGATCCATACTCCATCAAGATCATCGCGGGGCTGACCGCGATCGTGCGTGAATCCGACGAGGAGGCGGCCGACCTTCTGGAAAGCTACCGCCAATCGGCAAGCCTCAGCGGGGCACTCGCGTTGTTCGGCGGCTGGACAGGGGTCGACCTCGCCGAGTACCCGTACGACGCGCCGCTCGTGCACATCACCACGGACGCGAATCGATCGGCCCTGGATGCCTTCACGCGCGACGCCGATCATGAGTGGACCGTAGAAGAGTTGGCGCGCTGGGTCAGCATCGGCGGCCGGGGACCCGTCATGGCCGGCTCCCCCACCACGGTGGCGGACACGCTCGAGGAATGGCAGCAGGAAGCCGACGTCGACGGGTTCAACTTCATGTATGTGACCCGGCCGGGGACCTTCACCGACATCGTCACGCACCTGGTGCCGGAGTTACGTCGCCGCGGACTCGTCGCACCAGCGCCGGCTACACCCGCGAGCCTGCGCGAGCGTCTCGGCACCGGCGATGGCGCGCGGTTATCCGCAGCGCACTACGCGCGCTCGCTGCAGATCGCCGCGCCCACGCCTCGCTGA
- a CDS encoding ArsR/SmtB family transcription factor has translation MPTGEPAAGQVAVFAALADDTRWGILTRLGRAPASASALAAELPVSRQAIARHLGVLEEVGLVSAERRGRELQYVALGARLVTVAADLERIASGWDRRLSRIKAVAEGRS, from the coding sequence ATGCCGACCGGTGAGCCAGCCGCCGGCCAGGTGGCCGTGTTTGCGGCGCTCGCCGACGACACTCGATGGGGAATCCTTACCCGTCTCGGCCGGGCGCCGGCCTCGGCGTCCGCGCTTGCCGCGGAGCTTCCGGTCAGTCGTCAGGCGATTGCGCGACACCTCGGCGTACTCGAGGAAGTCGGACTCGTGTCCGCAGAGCGACGCGGACGAGAGCTGCAGTACGTCGCCCTCGGGGCGCGCCTGGTCACTGTCGCGGCCGACCTCGAGCGCATCGCTTCCGGCTGGGACCGTCGGTTGTCACGCATCAAGGCGGTAGCCGAGGGGCGATCGTAG
- a CDS encoding ATPase: MDNMDRIEREIAIDASASRVWGLISQPGWYINNGEITEQRIEQRGDLQVVHHAEYGEFAFRTVELDEPKYAAFRWLIDKDDTDSTSTLVEFWIEETAPDAVLLRVAESGFESLSESAEQRRARFDDHADGWTKEIALAAKHLAQVGADADR; the protein is encoded by the coding sequence ATGGACAACATGGACCGCATCGAGCGGGAGATTGCAATCGACGCATCGGCGTCTCGAGTATGGGGCCTGATCAGCCAGCCCGGTTGGTACATCAACAACGGTGAGATCACCGAACAGCGGATCGAGCAACGCGGAGACCTGCAGGTAGTGCACCACGCCGAATACGGCGAATTCGCGTTTCGCACGGTCGAGTTAGATGAGCCGAAGTATGCGGCATTCCGCTGGCTCATCGACAAGGACGACACGGACAGCACGTCGACTCTGGTCGAGTTCTGGATCGAGGAAACCGCGCCCGACGCGGTGCTTCTACGAGTCGCCGAGAGTGGTTTCGAGTCGCTGTCCGAGAGTGCCGAGCAACGCCGCGCGCGGTTCGATGACCATGCCGACGGCTGGACCAAAGAGATTGCTTTGGCTGCAAAGCATCTTGCCCAGGTCGGTGCCGATGCCGACCGGTGA